From Arvicanthis niloticus isolate mArvNil1 chromosome 22, mArvNil1.pat.X, whole genome shotgun sequence, the proteins below share one genomic window:
- the Atp23 gene encoding mitochondrial inner membrane protease ATP23 homolog isoform X3, with protein MGRVVTHELIHAFDHCRAHVQWFTNIRHLACSEIRAASLSGDCSLVNELLRLHFGLKQHHQTCVRDRAVLSILAVRNISREEAQKAVDEVFQSCFSDREPFGRIPHNKTYARYAHRDFQNRDRYYSNI; from the exons ATGGGCAGGGTCGTCACCCACGAGCTCATCCACGCATTTGACCATTGCCGGGCTCACGTCCAGTGGTTCACCAACATCAGACATCTGGCGTGCTCCGAG ATTCGAGCCGCAAGCCTCAGTGGGGACTGCTCACTTGTGAACGAACTCCTCAGGCTGCACTTTGGATTAAAGCAACACCATCAG ACTTGCGTGCGGGACAGAGCTGTTCTCTCTATCCTGGCTGTCAGGAACATCAGCAGAGAAGAGGCCCAGAAGGCCGTGGACGAAGTCTTCCAGTCCTGTTTCAGTGACCGCGAGCCCTTCGGCAGGATCCCACATAACAAGACGTACGCCAGATACGCTCACAGGGACTTTCAGAACCGCGATCGCTACTACTCGAACATATGA
- the Atp23 gene encoding mitochondrial inner membrane protease ATP23 homolog isoform X2, producing the protein MKHSGCAVNRERHFSCEVCDGSVSGGFDASTSQIVLCENNIRNQAHMGRVVTHELIHAFDHCRAHVQWFTNIRHLACSEIRAASLSGDCSLVNELLRLHFGLKQHHQTCVRDRAVLSILAVRNISREEAQKAVDEVFQSCFSDREPFGRIPHNKTYARYAHRDFQNRDRYYSNI; encoded by the exons ATGAAACACTCGGGTTG TGCTgtgaacagagagagacactttTCCTGTGAAGTCTGTGACGGAAGCGTCAGTGGAGGCTTTGATGCGTCTACGTCTCAG ATTGTTTTGTGTGAGAATAATATCCGGAATCAGGCGCACATGGGCAGGGTCGTCACCCACGAGCTCATCCACGCATTTGACCATTGCCGGGCTCACGTCCAGTGGTTCACCAACATCAGACATCTGGCGTGCTCCGAG ATTCGAGCCGCAAGCCTCAGTGGGGACTGCTCACTTGTGAACGAACTCCTCAGGCTGCACTTTGGATTAAAGCAACACCATCAG ACTTGCGTGCGGGACAGAGCTGTTCTCTCTATCCTGGCTGTCAGGAACATCAGCAGAGAAGAGGCCCAGAAGGCCGTGGACGAAGTCTTCCAGTCCTGTTTCAGTGACCGCGAGCCCTTCGGCAGGATCCCACATAACAAGACGTACGCCAGATACGCTCACAGGGACTTTCAGAACCGCGATCGCTACTACTCGAACATATGA